Proteins found in one Mycoplasma sp. 1578d genomic segment:
- a CDS encoding MHO_1590 family protein: MNNSFNNKIKYFLILIISIGMSIGGYYAYKYFQKPSKTEIQKQTEEPVKEEYNIFPKLEPNYFEEFLSTKDGEKILNEDIVYELINDLAKRINIPEGDINFHWNIISEYEIDIHIKIISKDKEYTKSYKFKLDYD, translated from the coding sequence ATGAATAATTCATTTAATAATAAGATTAAATATTTTTTAATTCTAATCATTTCAATTGGAATGAGTATTGGCGGATATTATGCTTATAAGTATTTTCAAAAACCAAGCAAAACTGAAATACAAAAACAAACTGAAGAACCAGTCAAAGAAGAATATAATATCTTCCCTAAATTAGAACCAAACTATTTTGAAGAATTTTTATCCACAAAAGATGGGGAGAAAATTTTAAATGAAGATATTGTTTATGAGTTAATTAACGATCTAGCAAAGCGAATTAATATCCCTGAAGGCGATATTAATTTTCACTGAAATATTATCAGTGAATATGAAATTGACATTCATATTAAAATTATTTCAAAGGACAAAGAATATACTAAATCTTATAAATTTAAATTAGATTATGATTAA
- a CDS encoding MHO_1580 family protein: MDYPINYEHKLSDESTYILDNQRVQCKWISTDLPADFIAYFNIDKIMSNGFFDLNFASNLENDDKNQYSVSILINNKVIVDHFNYNLKNFNLGFEDINLTYSKIKNIVIVFKKNQKDIGVFYIDFSDFDNIEQNIVMKNIYSNAKIVSEYNFVLSKDNYKIYRNYLNVNFQINDLSNQKRINNLGNLKIFYNPQFNRIFTKKRKDKSAPQIEGVTVAFDKFISGKLNIAYKNLNLNSSNWDSKKDIWNTYELPFHYNTFNTDNNVSISNFSNSQRGIILPKYFSGNFSSEISIKFKEFKLNFVRNIVLNKNSQFSQKSKRFLKIIEIKYFEDTQNSFQIAIDKVIDFNLKQKITDITSLLIYSKRKDE, from the coding sequence ATGGATTATCCGATTAATTACGAGCACAAGTTGAGTGATGAGAGTACGTATATTTTAGACAATCAAAGAGTTCAATGTAAATGAATTTCAACAGATTTACCAGCAGATTTTATTGCTTATTTTAACATTGATAAAATTATGAGCAATGGGTTTTTTGATCTTAATTTTGCTTCAAATTTAGAAAATGATGATAAAAATCAATATTCTGTATCAATTTTGATTAACAACAAGGTAATTGTTGATCATTTTAACTACAATTTAAAAAACTTTAATTTAGGTTTTGAAGATATTAACCTTACTTATTCTAAAATAAAAAACATTGTAATAGTTTTTAAAAAGAACCAAAAAGACATCGGTGTATTTTACATTGATTTTTCAGATTTTGATAATATTGAGCAAAATATTGTTATGAAAAATATTTATTCCAATGCTAAAATTGTGAGCGAATACAATTTTGTTCTTTCAAAAGATAATTATAAAATCTACAGAAATTACCTAAATGTTAATTTTCAAATTAATGATTTATCTAATCAAAAAAGAATTAATAATTTAGGTAATTTAAAAATATTTTATAATCCTCAATTTAACCGAATTTTCACAAAAAAACGGAAAGACAAATCAGCACCACAAATTGAAGGGGTAACCGTTGCATTTGACAAATTCATTTCAGGAAAACTTAATATAGCTTACAAAAATCTAAATCTTAATTCAAGTAATTGAGATTCTAAAAAAGACATTTGAAATACTTATGAATTGCCGTTCCATTACAACACTTTTAATACAGATAACAATGTTTCGATTAGTAATTTTAGCAATTCACAACGCGGAATAATTCTTCCAAAATATTTTTCAGGTAATTTTAGTAGTGAAATTTCAATTAAATTTAAAGAATTTAAATTAAACTTCGTTCGTAATATTGTTTTGAATAAAAATTCTCAATTTTCACAAAAATCAAAGCGATTTTTAAAAATAATTGAAATTAAATACTTTGAAGATACTCAGAATTCATTTCAAATTGCAATTGATAAAGTAATTGATTTTAATTTAAAACAAAAGATTACTGACATTACTTCATTGTTAATTTACTCAAAACGCAAAGATGAATAA
- a CDS encoding acyl carrier protein: MSKSVKEIVFEELKKYTKKSFNHETLLEELQIDSLDLVEIVVDAEEKFDIQIPDQELKNIKKISDIILLIENLKK, from the coding sequence ATGAGCAAATCAGTAAAAGAAATTGTTTTTGAAGAATTAAAAAAATATACTAAGAAATCTTTTAATCATGAAACTTTATTAGAAGAATTGCAAATCGATTCACTTGATTTAGTTGAAATTGTTGTTGACGCTGAGGAAAAGTTTGATATTCAAATTCCAGATCAAGAACTTAAAAATATCAAAAAAATTAGCGATATTATTTTGTTGATTGAAAATTTAAAAAAATAG
- a CDS encoding cation-translocating P-type ATPase has protein sequence MDNQVKTDLTNGLTDLQVLDQQAKYGFNEIKIHKKFSFINSFLAQFKDFMIILLLIAATVSFAVAIYHHASGSSKGIEIIIGYIEPTIILIVVILNSMLGTYQEYKSDQAVRTLEKNNQLNSKVIRNGKMIIIPANEIVPGDLVVLEAGDYVPADGKLIEAFSLNIVESALTGESLPVAKMVMQNDIKSSSLGDQLNRVFSGTYVTNGRGIALIEYTGNKTELGKINKLINQQEIALSPLQIKLNNLSRIFGISGVVLFLLTTLIQILLNGFFGAWSEASTYSDGLVIGISLAVAAIPEGLITFTTVLLAIGVANMTKQKAIIKSLPSIESLGSTQVICTDKTGTLTENKMQVVDFWDYEYPDNEPTKSKALFSFIACCDAQVHLESNGTYSEAGDPTETAILRYGIKHNQNAQEVLAKYPKLFSLPFDSDRKSMSVLIQGSNGKSLITKGAPDVIFSKCNNLPEQAKILNEEWSRKAYRVIAIAYKLIPDSQETISHDDENQLNFLGLIALVDPPRESVKESIEQARQAGIKTVMITGDHLTTAVAIAKELNIYQEGNKTIKGEELALMSDEELRNNVHLISVYARVNPSDKLRIVKAWQYHDKVVAMTGDGVNDAPALKAAEVGCAMGITGTEVSKQAADVILTDDNFNTIVNAVKSGRETYKKVKTVILNLLISSVTEIIVMLFGLFLFRFIFKDTIGENGQDGEKISFFVLSASQLLWVNLLTHGLPAIALGMTPSGIDVMKEKPINKRDSVFASGMGKKLLTQSFILSFFALLAYLIVGVIASKQGIKGEEFVKITATACFVTLGIGASLNSINLMSSKSIFKCSIKEFYLVYVACSFSLICVLTSAYIPGFAEVFKNSSIQTYAKSSLFWIIPLFFGFGLIAYNEIAKALNTYVFKREVLV, from the coding sequence ATGGATAATCAAGTGAAAACAGATTTAACAAATGGTTTAACTGATTTACAAGTACTAGATCAGCAAGCCAAATATGGTTTTAATGAAATTAAAATCCATAAAAAATTTAGTTTTATCAATTCTTTTCTAGCTCAATTTAAAGATTTTATGATTATTTTGCTTTTAATTGCAGCTACTGTCTCGTTTGCGGTTGCTATTTATCATCATGCTAGCGGATCTAGTAAAGGAATAGAAATTATTATTGGTTATATTGAGCCAACTATTATTTTAATAGTGGTTATTTTAAATAGTATGTTAGGTACTTATCAAGAGTACAAGAGCGATCAAGCAGTTAGAACGCTTGAAAAAAATAATCAACTTAACTCTAAGGTAATTCGTAATGGGAAAATGATTATTATTCCAGCCAACGAAATTGTCCCAGGTGATTTAGTTGTTTTAGAAGCTGGTGATTATGTACCAGCTGATGGTAAATTAATCGAAGCTTTTAGTCTCAATATTGTCGAATCAGCTCTAACTGGGGAATCATTGCCAGTAGCCAAAATGGTCATGCAAAATGATATTAAAAGCAGTTCATTAGGGGATCAATTAAATCGTGTTTTTTCAGGAACTTATGTCACTAATGGGCGCGGGATTGCGTTAATTGAGTACACTGGGAATAAAACTGAACTCGGAAAAATTAATAAATTAATTAATCAGCAAGAAATTGCTCTTTCTCCATTGCAAATAAAACTTAATAATCTTAGTCGAATTTTCGGAATCTCTGGAGTAGTCTTATTTTTATTGACGACCTTAATTCAAATTTTATTAAATGGATTTTTTGGTGCTTGAAGTGAAGCATCAACTTATTCAGATGGTTTGGTAATTGGAATTTCCCTTGCTGTAGCCGCCATTCCAGAAGGATTAATTACTTTTACTACTGTGCTTTTAGCTATTGGTGTAGCAAATATGACCAAACAAAAAGCAATTATTAAATCACTCCCTTCAATTGAATCATTAGGTTCAACTCAAGTTATTTGTACTGATAAAACCGGGACATTAACTGAAAACAAAATGCAGGTAGTAGATTTTTGAGATTATGAATATCCAGATAATGAACCTACAAAATCAAAAGCATTATTTTCATTTATAGCCTGTTGTGATGCTCAAGTTCATTTAGAAAGTAATGGAACATATAGTGAAGCAGGGGATCCAACAGAAACAGCTATTTTGCGTTATGGAATTAAACATAATCAAAACGCTCAAGAAGTGTTAGCAAAATATCCAAAACTTTTCTCGCTTCCTTTTGATAGTGATCGTAAAAGTATGTCAGTTCTTATTCAGGGTTCAAATGGAAAATCGTTGATTACTAAAGGTGCACCAGATGTGATTTTTAGTAAATGCAATAATTTACCAGAACAAGCAAAAATTCTTAATGAAGAATGATCAAGGAAAGCTTATCGGGTAATTGCGATAGCTTATAAATTAATTCCTGATTCGCAAGAAACTATTTCACATGATGATGAAAATCAACTTAATTTTCTTGGATTAATCGCACTAGTTGATCCGCCACGTGAAAGTGTCAAAGAAAGTATTGAACAAGCTCGCCAAGCCGGAATTAAAACTGTAATGATCACTGGAGATCATCTGACAACAGCAGTAGCAATAGCGAAAGAATTAAATATTTATCAAGAAGGTAATAAGACAATAAAAGGCGAAGAACTCGCTTTAATGAGTGATGAAGAATTAAGAAACAATGTACACTTAATTTCAGTTTATGCTCGGGTAAATCCTTCTGATAAACTCAGAATTGTTAAAGCATGACAATATCACGATAAAGTGGTCGCTATGACTGGAGATGGAGTCAATGATGCTCCAGCTCTTAAAGCAGCTGAAGTTGGTTGTGCTATGGGAATTACTGGAACTGAAGTTTCTAAGCAAGCAGCTGATGTGATATTAACTGATGATAATTTCAATACCATTGTTAATGCTGTTAAATCGGGCCGTGAAACATATAAAAAAGTTAAAACAGTAATTTTAAACTTACTTATTTCTTCAGTAACTGAAATCATTGTAATGCTATTTGGATTATTCTTATTTAGATTTATTTTTAAAGATACTATTGGTGAAAATGGTCAAGATGGAGAAAAAATCAGCTTTTTTGTACTCTCAGCTTCGCAACTACTTTGAGTAAATTTACTTACTCACGGATTGCCAGCTATTGCACTAGGAATGACACCGAGTGGAATTGACGTTATGAAAGAAAAACCAATCAATAAAAGAGATAGTGTGTTTGCTTCAGGAATGGGTAAAAAATTACTTACACAATCATTTATTCTTTCGTTTTTTGCACTCTTAGCTTATTTAATTGTTGGAGTAATTGCAAGTAAACAAGGAATTAAGGGTGAAGAATTTGTAAAAATTACCGCCACAGCTTGTTTTGTCACTCTTGGAATTGGAGCTTCACTTAACTCAATTAATTTAATGAGTTCAAAAAGTATTTTTAAATGTTCAATTAAAGAATTTTATCTTGTTTATGTAGCGTGTTCATTTTCTCTTATTTGCGTACTTACTTCTGCTTATATTCCGGGTTTTGCCGAAGTATTTAAAAACTCATCAATTCAAACATATGCTAAATCAAGCTTATTTTGAATAATTCCACTTTTCTTTGGATTTGGTTTAATTGCTTATAATGAAATTGCAAAAGCTTTAAATACCTATGTTTTTAAAAGGGAAGTATTAGTTTAA
- the eno gene encoding phosphopyruvate hydratase, with protein sequence MSAIKKIHAREVLDSRGNPTVQVEVWTEYEGYGSAMVPSGASTGSREALELRDKGSKYESNWFGGKGVMLAVDHVNNDLTPELLGTEVTDQRGIDLKMIALDGTANKEKMGANAILGVSLAVARAAANELQLPLYKYLGGFNGHLLPVPMLNVINGGEHASNTIDFQEFMIMPVGAKTFRESMQMANFVFHNLAKLLKKAGHGVQVGDEGGFAPNFKSHEEALDFLVEAIKVSGYVPAKSGDKAVAIAMDCASSELYKDGVYTFKKLKQAIEEKKPGFEHLEEVKLTYTTSEMIDYLGKLVDKYPIVSIEDGLAEADWEGFAQFTAKYGHKLQIVGDDLTVTNTSILKRAIKEKSMNSILIKINQIGTLTETFEAIQMAQKANMTAVVSHRSGETEDSTIADIAVAMNAGQIKTGSMSRTDRIAKYNRLLAIEEELGSSSKFDGEKAFYNIKL encoded by the coding sequence ATGTCAGCAATTAAAAAAATTCACGCTCGTGAGGTTCTTGATTCACGTGGTAATCCAACTGTGCAAGTTGAAGTATGGACTGAATATGAAGGATATGGTTCAGCAATGGTTCCTTCAGGAGCTTCAACTGGTTCTAGAGAAGCACTTGAACTTAGAGATAAAGGATCAAAATATGAAAGTAATTGATTTGGTGGTAAAGGAGTTATGTTAGCTGTTGACCATGTTAACAATGACTTAACACCTGAATTATTAGGGACGGAAGTTACTGATCAAAGGGGAATTGATTTAAAAATGATTGCTCTCGACGGAACTGCTAATAAAGAAAAAATGGGAGCAAATGCCATTTTAGGAGTTTCACTTGCTGTAGCTCGTGCAGCTGCTAATGAATTACAATTACCACTTTACAAATACCTTGGTGGATTTAATGGACATTTATTACCAGTTCCAATGTTAAATGTAATTAACGGTGGAGAACACGCTTCAAACACTATTGACTTTCAAGAGTTTATGATTATGCCTGTAGGAGCTAAAACCTTTAGAGAATCAATGCAAATGGCTAACTTTGTTTTCCACAATCTTGCTAAATTACTTAAAAAAGCTGGACATGGAGTTCAAGTTGGTGATGAAGGAGGATTTGCTCCAAACTTTAAATCACATGAAGAAGCTCTTGATTTTTTAGTTGAAGCAATTAAAGTTTCAGGTTATGTACCAGCAAAAAGCGGAGATAAAGCTGTTGCGATTGCAATGGATTGTGCTTCAAGCGAACTTTACAAAGACGGAGTTTATACTTTCAAAAAACTTAAACAAGCTATTGAAGAGAAAAAACCTGGATTTGAGCACCTTGAAGAGGTTAAACTTACTTATACAACTAGTGAAATGATTGATTATTTAGGAAAATTAGTAGATAAATATCCAATTGTATCAATTGAAGATGGATTAGCTGAAGCCGATTGAGAAGGATTTGCACAATTTACAGCTAAATATGGACACAAACTTCAAATTGTAGGTGATGACCTTACTGTAACTAATACCTCAATTTTAAAACGTGCCATTAAAGAAAAATCAATGAACTCAATTTTAATTAAAATTAACCAAATTGGAACATTAACTGAAACTTTTGAAGCAATTCAAATGGCTCAAAAAGCAAATATGACTGCTGTAGTATCACATCGTTCAGGAGAAACTGAAGACTCGACTATTGCTGACATTGCTGTAGCAATGAATGCTGGTCAAATCAAAACTGGATCAATGTCAAGAACTGACCGTATTGCTAAATACAATCGTTTACTTGCTATTGAAGAAGAACTTGGTTCAAGTTCAAAATTTGATGGCGAAAAAGCGTTTTACAACATTAAATTATAA
- a CDS encoding NAD(P)H-dependent glycerol-3-phosphate dehydrogenase → MSKKYISFIGTGAWASALANLLAQNGHSVKMYGINNEEINEINQGYNRKFFGSRSFANKDLIQASNDLSFVLKDCQTLVIAIPSVAIRSALKQISALLKKRKVNIINVSKGFDDQTGDFLSDLIKTKLKRNIKYFATFAGPSYATEVFNEHLTLINVFASDQEFEHELISKFNNNYFKLVPCQDEYAGEIFAALKNVLAIGIGISAFTHLGKNPHSALISVGTKEILSVIKQIKPNSNPNIGFELVGIGDIFLTCSSTQSRNFTFGYAVAENGLKEALKMQRVTVEGFSSAKALSKIIQANNIKNIPLLESIIAVLNGSKEPILLTDFLINEY, encoded by the coding sequence ATGAGCAAAAAATATATTTCCTTTATTGGAACTGGTGCTTGAGCAAGTGCACTAGCCAATTTATTAGCCCAAAATGGTCATTCAGTTAAAATGTACGGAATTAACAATGAAGAAATCAATGAAATTAATCAAGGATATAACCGTAAATTTTTTGGCTCAAGATCATTTGCAAATAAAGATTTAATTCAAGCTTCTAATGATTTATCATTTGTTTTAAAAGATTGTCAAACTCTTGTCATTGCAATTCCGTCTGTTGCCATAAGAAGTGCGTTAAAACAAATTTCAGCTTTGCTCAAAAAACGTAAAGTGAATATTATCAATGTTTCAAAAGGGTTTGATGATCAAACTGGTGATTTTTTATCTGATTTAATTAAAACCAAACTCAAGCGAAATATCAAATATTTTGCAACTTTCGCTGGACCTTCATATGCTACTGAAGTGTTTAATGAACATTTAACGCTCATTAATGTATTTGCTTCAGATCAAGAATTTGAACACGAATTAATTTCAAAATTTAATAATAATTATTTTAAATTAGTTCCTTGTCAAGACGAATATGCTGGAGAAATTTTTGCGGCACTAAAAAATGTGCTAGCAATTGGGATTGGAATTTCAGCTTTCACTCATCTAGGTAAAAATCCCCATTCTGCACTAATTTCGGTTGGAACTAAAGAAATTTTAAGTGTGATTAAACAAATTAAACCAAATTCAAATCCTAATATTGGTTTTGAATTGGTGGGAATTGGTGATATTTTTTTAACCTGTTCATCAACTCAGAGCCGTAATTTTACTTTTGGATATGCAGTTGCTGAAAACGGTCTTAAAGAAGCACTTAAAATGCAAAGGGTTACTGTAGAAGGGTTTTCAAGTGCTAAAGCACTGAGCAAAATAATTCAAGCTAATAACATTAAAAACATCCCATTATTAGAAAGCATTATCGCAGTTTTGAACGGATCCAAAGAACCGATTTTACTGACTGACTTTTTGATAAATGAATACTAA
- a CDS encoding MG284/MPN403 family protein has translation MKNKKSLNKREKIKSNLAEQILFFWNTFNNEFTDFKKEKSVDSIVYSKINSCINKLDKIDHKILLTPQNRGDEKWYISYFSRSTYYKKRKIAVNNFLNCLLIYGLSD, from the coding sequence ATGAAAAATAAAAAATCATTAAATAAACGAGAAAAAATCAAATCTAATTTAGCTGAACAAATACTTTTCTTTTGAAATACGTTTAATAATGAATTTACAGATTTTAAAAAAGAAAAATCGGTAGATTCAATTGTATATTCAAAAATTAACTCTTGTATTAATAAATTAGATAAAATCGATCACAAAATTTTACTTACTCCACAAAATCGTGGAGACGAGAAATGATATATAAGCTATTTTTCACGCTCGACATATTACAAAAAACGCAAAATAGCCGTTAATAATTTTTTGAATTGCTTATTAATCTATGGATTATCCGATTAA
- a CDS encoding MSC_0618 family F1-like ATPase beta subunit, with amino-acid sequence MQGKITKVWSDVLEITFEKNNLPLLETLLVDENDSVLLVKKVVSQEAILAIIVKQKGDFSINGKIKALNHGFMVPVGESSKGLIFDILGQPLNKTPTKKLKYVEMNSTNKPNVNYENKYKILETGIKAIDFFIPILDGSKIGIFGGAGVGKTVLMKEIIFNLSKQQNNTSAIFVGSGERSREAIELYDDLRDSNLMDSSIMFISKMNENPGARMSIVPVGITAAEYLRDEQKENVLLFIDNIFRFIQAGNETSSSLDKKLSVGGYQSTLNTEISQIEQRIYSNQNGSITSFQTVFLPMDDLYDPSAVAVFNHLNASMFLSREITAKNIFPAFDPLASSSTNVNPDIIGLEHYNAILEAKFVLQKYKELEDVMIILGFDELDEESQTIVKKALQLQNFFSQSFFMTEHFRNTPGVFVPLQKTVQSVIKILRGDYLHLSPEHFSYIGSTESLDKLKK; translated from the coding sequence ATGCAAGGAAAAATAACTAAAGTATGAAGTGATGTTCTTGAAATTACTTTTGAGAAAAATAATTTACCTTTATTAGAAACTCTGCTAGTTGATGAAAATGATTCAGTGTTATTGGTAAAAAAAGTTGTTTCACAAGAAGCGATCTTAGCTATAATCGTGAAACAAAAAGGCGATTTTTCAATCAATGGAAAAATCAAAGCTCTTAACCACGGTTTTATGGTGCCAGTTGGCGAAAGTTCGAAAGGATTAATTTTCGATATTCTCGGCCAACCACTTAATAAAACACCAACCAAAAAACTTAAATATGTGGAAATGAATTCAACCAACAAGCCAAATGTTAATTATGAAAATAAATATAAAATTCTTGAAACAGGAATTAAAGCTATTGATTTCTTCATTCCAATTTTAGATGGATCAAAAATTGGTATTTTCGGTGGTGCTGGAGTTGGGAAAACCGTGTTAATGAAAGAAATCATTTTCAACCTTTCTAAACAACAAAATAATACCTCAGCTATTTTTGTGGGTTCAGGAGAACGTTCACGTGAAGCAATTGAGTTATATGATGATTTAAGAGATTCCAATTTAATGGATTCTTCGATTATGTTTATTTCCAAAATGAATGAAAACCCTGGAGCTAGAATGAGTATTGTTCCGGTCGGAATTACTGCTGCTGAGTATTTAAGAGATGAGCAAAAAGAGAATGTGCTCTTATTCATTGATAACATTTTCCGTTTTATTCAAGCAGGGAATGAAACTTCTTCTTCGCTTGATAAAAAACTTTCAGTTGGAGGGTATCAATCAACCTTAAACACAGAAATTTCACAGATAGAACAAAGAATTTATAGTAATCAAAATGGTTCAATTACCTCATTTCAAACTGTGTTCTTACCAATGGATGATTTATATGATCCTTCAGCTGTAGCTGTGTTTAATCACTTAAATGCATCAATGTTTTTATCACGTGAAATCACAGCTAAAAATATTTTTCCTGCCTTTGATCCACTAGCTTCTTCATCAACTAATGTGAATCCAGATATTATCGGACTTGAACATTATAATGCTATTTTAGAAGCTAAATTTGTGCTTCAAAAATACAAAGAGCTTGAAGATGTAATGATTATTCTTGGATTTGATGAATTAGACGAAGAATCGCAAACTATAGTTAAAAAAGCACTCCAATTACAAAACTTTTTCTCACAATCATTCTTTATGACTGAACACTTTAGAAATACTCCTGGAGTGTTTGTACCACTACAAAAAACCGTCCAATCAGTTATTAAAATTCTTCGTGGAGATTATCTTCATTTATCGCCAGAGCACTTTTCATACATTGGTTCAACCGAATCACTAGATAAACTGAAAAAATAA
- the proS gene encoding proline--tRNA ligase produces the protein MKKLDKITPLEQDFAKWYTDVVKNGNLIKYGSTKGSVIYLPNSYGIWELIQTHFNKILKEKGVQNVYLPLLIPESLFKIEKEHLDGFNPELATVTHAGSKELSEKLYIRPTSEVLFAELFKQSIDSYNDLPIIYNQWANVLRWEKTTNPFLRSREFLWQEGHTCHADPMEARKFTRSMIGTYAKFLKNYLAIPVVVGKKTPHEKFAGACSTYTIEAMMKDGKALQAGTSHYLAQNFSKPYQIEFKNKNNQKEFVYGTSWGITTRLIGAIIMTHGDNRGIIIPPWVAPIQVDILELFGDKNPQVKQVVDQLNTVLSRKYRVRVDRSDKTPGYKASNSEIQGVPLRIEVGPRDLENNMVTLIRRDTLEKELVPVDQVKKIIGQILDKIHDNLYEQAKARLEANTVFVDNYNDFKQAIAEQKFVIAPFCCSDYAEIQIKEETGATARCVPKDFNKPDKENKCIFTKCQASANRYVLFAKAY, from the coding sequence ATGAAAAAACTAGATAAAATCACTCCTTTAGAGCAAGACTTTGCAAAATGATATACTGACGTTGTTAAGAATGGTAATTTAATTAAATATGGTTCAACGAAAGGGAGTGTCATTTATCTTCCTAATTCATATGGGATTTGAGAATTAATTCAAACTCATTTTAATAAGATTTTAAAAGAAAAAGGGGTGCAAAATGTTTATTTACCCCTTTTAATTCCCGAATCACTTTTTAAAATTGAAAAAGAACACTTAGATGGGTTTAACCCCGAACTAGCAACTGTAACTCATGCTGGATCTAAAGAACTAAGTGAAAAATTATATATTCGCCCAACTTCAGAAGTACTCTTTGCCGAATTGTTCAAGCAATCAATTGATTCATACAATGATCTTCCGATCATTTATAATCAATGAGCTAATGTGTTGCGTTGAGAAAAAACTACCAACCCTTTTTTAAGAAGCCGTGAATTTTTATGACAAGAAGGGCACACATGCCATGCTGACCCAATGGAAGCAAGAAAGTTTACTCGTTCTATGATAGGGACTTATGCTAAGTTTTTAAAAAATTATTTAGCTATCCCAGTAGTTGTGGGTAAAAAAACTCCACATGAAAAATTTGCCGGAGCATGCTCAACTTATACTATTGAAGCAATGATGAAAGATGGAAAGGCTCTACAGGCTGGAACTAGTCATTATTTAGCTCAAAACTTTTCTAAACCATACCAAATTGAATTTAAAAATAAAAATAACCAAAAAGAGTTTGTTTACGGGACTTCTTGAGGAATTACCACCCGTTTAATCGGAGCTATTATTATGACACATGGAGATAATCGCGGAATTATTATTCCACCATGAGTTGCTCCAATTCAAGTTGATATTTTAGAACTCTTTGGAGACAAAAACCCACAAGTTAAGCAAGTAGTTGACCAATTAAATACAGTCTTATCAAGAAAATATCGTGTCAGAGTTGATCGAAGTGATAAAACCCCAGGATACAAAGCTTCAAATAGCGAAATTCAAGGTGTTCCACTACGAATCGAAGTTGGACCAAGAGATTTAGAAAATAATATGGTTACATTAATTCGAAGAGACACCCTTGAAAAAGAATTGGTTCCAGTTGACCAAGTTAAGAAAATTATTGGTCAAATATTAGATAAAATTCACGATAATTTATATGAACAAGCTAAAGCCCGTCTTGAAGCAAACACTGTTTTTGTTGATAATTATAATGATTTCAAACAAGCTATTGCAGAACAAAAATTTGTTATCGCACCATTTTGTTGCTCGGATTATGCTGAAATTCAAATTAAAGAAGAAACCGGAGCTACTGCAAGATGTGTGCCAAAAGATTTTAACAAACCAGACAAGGAAAATAAATGCATCTTCACTAAGTGTCAAGCAAGTGCGAATCGATACGTTCTTTTTGCAAAAGCATATTAA